The following proteins are co-located in the Pseudomonas sp. ATCC 13867 genome:
- a CDS encoding MdtB/MuxB family multidrug efflux RND transporter permease subunit encodes MNPSRLFILRPVATTLLMVAILLSGIIAYRFLPISALPEVDYPTIQVVTLYPGASPDIMTSSVTAPLENQLGQIPGLNEMSSTSSGGASVITLQFSLEVNLDVAEQEVQAAINTAQSLLPKDLPNQPVYSKVNPADAPILTLAVMSPDMPLPQIQDLVDTRLAQKISQISGVGLVSISGGQRPAVRIRANPAALAAAGLSLEDLQTTVTNNNLNGPKGSFDGPTRSSTLDANDQLKSADAYRDLIIAYKNGSPLRVRDVASVEDDAENVRLAAWANASPAVVLNIQRQPGANVIEVVDSIKKMLPQLQATLPGSLEVTVLTDRTTTIRASVADVQFELFLAVCLVVMVTFLFLRNISATLIPSFAVPLSLIGTFGVMYLAGFSINNLTLMALTIATGFVVDDAIVMVENIARYLEQGDPPLEAALKGSKQIGFTIISLTFSLIAVLIPLLFMGDVAGRLFREFAITLAVAILISGFVSLTLTPMLSAKLLRHVEPEKEGRFARAAGRFIERMIERYAAALRVVLRHQGLTLLVAIGTLAFTALLYVVMPKGFFPVQDTGVIQGIAEAPQSISFQAMAGRQQDLAKVVLQDPAVESLSSFIGVDGTNATLNTGRLLINLKPHAERDVTASEVIQRLQPELDKVPGIRLYLQPVQDLTIEDRIARTQYQFTLQDADPEVLSEWVPKLVDRLEQLPELADVASDWQDKGLQAYIDIDRDTASRLGVSLSSIDSVLYNAFGQRLISTIFTQATQYRVVLEVAPEFQIGPQSLENLYVPSSDGTQVRLSSLARVEERHTLLAVNHIAQFPAATISFNLAKGVALGEAVQAIRDVEVQMEMPVSLQGSFRGAAQAFEASLSNTLLLVLASIVTMYIVLGILYESFIHPVTILSTLPSAGVGALLALMLAGQDIGIVAIIGIILLIGIVKKNAIMMIDFALDAERNEGKPPHEAIYQACLLRFRPILMTTMAALLGALPLMLAGGAGAELRRPLGVTMVGGLLLSQLLTLFTTPVIYLYFDRLAARWAAWRGRHGLDVNSIDPAERS; translated from the coding sequence ATGAACCCGTCACGTCTGTTCATCCTGCGGCCGGTCGCCACCACGCTGTTGATGGTGGCAATCCTGCTGTCGGGGATCATCGCCTACCGCTTCCTGCCGATCTCGGCGCTGCCGGAGGTGGACTACCCGACCATCCAGGTGGTGACCCTGTACCCCGGCGCCAGCCCGGACATCATGACCTCCTCGGTGACCGCGCCGCTGGAGAACCAGCTGGGGCAGATTCCCGGCCTCAACGAGATGTCCTCCACCAGTTCCGGCGGCGCTTCGGTGATCACCCTGCAGTTCAGCCTGGAGGTGAACCTCGATGTCGCCGAGCAGGAAGTCCAGGCGGCGATCAACACCGCGCAGAGCCTGCTGCCCAAGGACCTGCCGAACCAGCCGGTGTACAGCAAGGTGAACCCGGCGGACGCGCCGATCCTCACCCTGGCAGTAATGTCGCCGGACATGCCGCTGCCGCAGATCCAGGACCTGGTGGACACGCGCCTCGCGCAGAAGATTTCGCAGATTTCCGGCGTCGGCCTGGTCAGCATCAGCGGCGGCCAGCGTCCGGCGGTGCGCATCCGCGCCAACCCGGCGGCGCTCGCCGCGGCGGGGCTGAGCCTGGAAGACCTGCAGACCACCGTCACCAACAACAACCTCAACGGCCCCAAGGGCAGCTTCGACGGCCCGACCCGCTCCTCGACCCTGGACGCCAACGACCAGCTCAAGTCCGCCGATGCCTACCGCGACCTGATCATCGCCTACAAGAACGGCTCGCCGCTGCGCGTGCGTGATGTGGCGAGCGTGGAGGACGACGCCGAAAACGTGCGCCTGGCGGCCTGGGCCAATGCCTCGCCGGCGGTGGTGCTGAACATCCAGCGCCAGCCGGGGGCCAACGTCATCGAAGTGGTGGACAGCATCAAGAAGATGCTCCCGCAGTTGCAGGCGACCCTGCCGGGCAGCCTGGAAGTGACGGTGCTCACCGACCGCACCACGACCATTCGCGCCTCGGTGGCGGACGTGCAGTTCGAGCTGTTCCTCGCCGTCTGCCTGGTGGTGATGGTCACCTTCCTGTTCCTGCGCAATATCTCCGCGACGCTGATCCCCAGCTTCGCCGTGCCGCTGTCGCTGATCGGCACCTTCGGCGTGATGTACCTCGCCGGCTTCTCGATCAACAACCTGACGCTGATGGCGCTGACCATCGCCACCGGCTTCGTGGTGGACGACGCCATCGTCATGGTGGAGAACATCGCGCGCTACCTGGAGCAGGGCGACCCGCCGCTGGAGGCCGCGCTCAAGGGCTCGAAACAGATCGGCTTCACCATCATCTCGCTGACCTTCTCGCTGATCGCTGTGCTGATCCCGCTGCTGTTCATGGGTGACGTGGCGGGCCGGCTGTTCCGCGAGTTCGCCATCACCCTGGCGGTGGCCATTCTCATCTCCGGCTTCGTTTCCCTGACCCTGACGCCGATGCTCAGCGCCAAGCTGCTGCGCCATGTCGAGCCGGAGAAGGAAGGGCGCTTCGCCCGTGCCGCCGGGCGCTTCATCGAGCGGATGATCGAGCGCTACGCCGCCGCCTTGCGGGTGGTCCTGCGCCATCAGGGGCTGACCCTGCTGGTGGCCATCGGCACCCTGGCGTTCACCGCGCTGCTCTATGTGGTCATGCCCAAGGGCTTCTTCCCGGTGCAGGACACCGGGGTGATCCAGGGCATCGCCGAGGCGCCGCAGTCGATCTCCTTCCAGGCGATGGCGGGCCGCCAGCAGGACCTGGCCAAGGTCGTGCTGCAGGATCCTGCGGTGGAGAGCCTGTCGTCCTTCATCGGTGTCGACGGCACCAACGCCACGCTCAACACCGGGCGTCTGCTGATCAACCTCAAGCCCCACGCCGAGCGTGACGTGACCGCCAGCGAGGTGATCCAGCGCCTGCAGCCGGAGCTGGACAAGGTCCCCGGCATCCGCCTGTACCTGCAGCCGGTGCAGGATCTGACCATCGAAGACCGCATCGCCCGCACCCAGTACCAGTTCACCCTGCAGGACGCCGACCCCGAGGTGCTGTCCGAATGGGTGCCGAAACTGGTGGACCGTCTGGAGCAACTGCCGGAACTGGCCGACGTCGCCAGCGACTGGCAGGACAAGGGCCTGCAGGCCTACATCGATATCGACCGCGACACCGCTTCGCGCCTGGGCGTGAGCCTGTCGAGCATCGACAGCGTGCTGTACAACGCCTTCGGCCAGCGGCTGATCTCCACCATCTTCACCCAGGCCACCCAGTACCGCGTGGTGCTGGAAGTGGCGCCGGAGTTCCAGATCGGCCCGCAGTCGCTGGAAAACCTCTACGTGCCGTCCAGCGACGGCACCCAGGTGCGCCTGTCGAGCCTGGCCAGGGTCGAGGAGCGCCATACCCTGCTGGCGGTCAACCACATCGCCCAGTTCCCGGCGGCGACCATCTCCTTCAACCTGGCCAAGGGCGTCGCCCTGGGCGAGGCGGTGCAGGCGATCCGCGACGTCGAGGTGCAGATGGAGATGCCGGTCAGCCTGCAGGGCAGCTTCCGCGGCGCGGCGCAGGCGTTCGAGGCGTCGCTGTCGAATACCCTGCTGCTGGTGCTGGCCTCCATCGTCACCATGTACATCGTGCTCGGCATCCTCTACGAGAGCTTCATCCACCCGGTGACCATCCTCTCCACGCTGCCCTCGGCGGGCGTGGGCGCGCTGCTGGCGCTGATGCTGGCGGGGCAGGACATCGGCATCGTGGCGATCATCGGCATCATCCTGTTGATCGGCATCGTGAAGAAGAACGCGATCATGATGATCGACTTCGCCCTCGACGCCGAACGCAACGAAGGCAAGCCGCCGCACGAGGCCATTTACCAGGCGTGCCTGCTGCGCTTCCGGCCGATCCTGATGACCACCATGGCCGCTCTGCTCGGCGCGCTGCCGCTGATGCTCGCCGGCGGCGCCGGCGCCGAACTGCGTCGGCCGCTGGGTGTGACGATGGTCGGCGGCCTGCTGCTCAGCCAGTTGCTGACCCTGTTCACCACGCCGGTGATCTACCTGTACTTCGACCGCCTCGCCGCGCGCTGGGCCGCCTGGCGCGGCCGCCACGGGCTTGACGTGAACAGCATCGATCCGGCGGAAAGATCCTGA
- a CDS encoding multidrug efflux RND transporter permease subunit: MNLSRPFILRPVATSLLTLALMLAGILSFGLLPVAPLPNVDFPTIMVQAALPGASPETMASTVATPLERSLGRIAGVTDMTSSSSLGNTTIIVQFDLSKDIDGAAREVQSAINAAMSLLPSGMPNNPTYRKANPSDSPIMILTLTSDTYSRGQMYDLASTIVSPKLAQVKGVGQVSIGGSSLPAVRVDVNPDQLSQYGISLDNVRTAIDNTNADGPKGSLEFGERHWQVDSNDQLRKASEYAPLIVHYNAETGAAVRLKDVAKVSDSVEDVRNAGFSDNLPAVLLIITRQPGANIIEATDAIHEQLPIIQDVLGPQVKLSVMDDRSPSIRASLEEAELTLIVSVVLVILVVYLFLRNGRATLIPSLAVPVSLVGTFAVMYLCGFSLNNLSLMALIIATGFVVDDAIVVVENIARRIEEGDPPLKAAIRGAREVSFTVLSMTLSLVAVFIPLLLMGGITGRLFREFSVTLAAAILVSLVVSLTLTPMLCARLLKPIERPQKASVARQSNRYFVAFMLRYRASLSWALEHSRLMIVIMLGCIALNLYLFAVVPKGFLPQQDSGRLRGFAVADQSISFQALDQKMAEFRTILSKDPGVENVVGFVGGGRWQSSNTGSFFVTLKDIGERDSADVIVNRLRKQLAQIPGATLYLQAGQDVRIGGRQSNAQYEFTLRSDDLTLLRDWAPKVEAVLNKIPQLVDVNSDAQDKGVQSRLVIDRDRAASLGVNVADVDAVLNNSYGQRQVSTIFNPLNQYHVVMEVDQPYQESPEELRQVYVIGNDGQRVPLSAFTHVEPSRAPLTVNHQGQFAATTFSFNLAPGALIGPARDAVMAGLEPLHLPMEIQATFEGSAGAVQDTQNDMPWLILLALVSVYIVLGILYESYVHPLTILSTLPSAGVGALMTLMLFRTELSLIALIGVILLIGIVKKNAIMMIDFALDAERTLGLSPREAILEACMKRFRPIMMTTLAAILGALPLIFGVGGDAALRRPLGMTIVGGLIGSQLLTLYTTPVVYLYLDRLRHWVNQKRGVRTDGALETPV, translated from the coding sequence ATGAACCTGTCGCGCCCGTTCATCCTGCGTCCGGTCGCCACCAGCCTGCTGACCCTGGCGCTGATGCTCGCCGGCATCCTCTCGTTCGGCCTGTTGCCGGTGGCGCCGCTGCCCAACGTGGACTTCCCCACCATCATGGTGCAGGCCGCGCTGCCCGGGGCCAGCCCGGAGACGATGGCGTCCACCGTGGCGACCCCGCTGGAGCGCTCGCTCGGGCGCATCGCCGGGGTCACCGACATGACCTCCAGCAGTTCCCTGGGCAACACCACCATCATCGTGCAGTTCGACCTGTCCAAGGACATCGACGGCGCGGCGCGGGAGGTGCAGTCGGCGATCAACGCGGCGATGAGCCTGCTGCCGTCGGGTATGCCGAACAACCCGACGTACCGCAAGGCGAACCCGTCGGACAGCCCGATCATGATCCTCACCCTGACCTCGGACACCTACTCCCGCGGGCAGATGTACGACCTGGCCTCGACCATCGTCTCGCCCAAGCTCGCGCAGGTGAAGGGCGTGGGGCAGGTGAGCATCGGCGGCTCCTCGCTGCCGGCGGTGCGGGTGGACGTGAACCCGGACCAGCTCAGCCAGTACGGCATTTCCCTGGACAACGTGCGCACCGCCATCGACAACACCAATGCCGATGGACCCAAAGGCTCGCTGGAATTCGGTGAGCGGCACTGGCAGGTGGACTCCAACGACCAGTTGCGCAAGGCCAGCGAATACGCGCCGCTGATCGTCCACTACAACGCCGAGACCGGCGCGGCGGTGCGCCTGAAGGATGTGGCGAAGGTTTCCGACTCGGTGGAGGACGTGCGCAACGCCGGCTTCTCCGACAACCTGCCGGCGGTGCTGCTGATCATCACCCGCCAGCCGGGCGCCAACATCATCGAAGCCACCGACGCCATCCACGAGCAGTTGCCGATCATCCAGGACGTGCTCGGCCCGCAGGTGAAACTGTCGGTGATGGACGACCGCAGCCCGTCGATCCGCGCCTCGCTGGAGGAGGCCGAGCTGACCCTGATCGTCTCCGTGGTGCTGGTGATCCTGGTGGTCTACCTGTTCCTGCGCAACGGCCGCGCCACGCTGATCCCCAGCCTCGCGGTGCCGGTGTCGCTGGTGGGCACCTTCGCGGTCATGTACCTGTGCGGCTTCTCGCTGAACAACCTGTCGCTGATGGCGCTGATCATCGCCACCGGCTTCGTGGTGGACGACGCCATCGTGGTGGTGGAGAACATCGCCCGGCGCATCGAGGAGGGCGATCCGCCGCTCAAGGCAGCCATTCGCGGTGCGCGCGAGGTGAGCTTCACCGTGCTGTCGATGACCCTGTCGCTGGTGGCGGTGTTCATTCCGCTGCTGCTGATGGGCGGTATCACCGGGCGGCTGTTCCGCGAGTTTTCGGTGACCCTGGCAGCGGCCATCCTGGTGTCGCTGGTGGTGTCCCTGACCCTGACGCCGATGCTCTGCGCGCGACTGCTCAAGCCCATCGAGCGCCCGCAGAAGGCCTCGGTGGCACGCCAGAGCAACCGCTATTTCGTCGCCTTCATGCTGCGCTACCGCGCCAGCCTGAGCTGGGCGCTGGAGCACTCGCGGCTGATGATTGTGATCATGCTGGGCTGCATCGCGCTGAACCTCTACCTGTTCGCGGTGGTGCCCAAGGGCTTCCTGCCGCAGCAGGACTCCGGGCGGCTGCGCGGCTTCGCGGTGGCCGACCAGAGCATCTCGTTCCAGGCGCTGGACCAGAAGATGGCCGAGTTCCGCACGATCCTTTCCAAGGATCCGGGCGTGGAAAACGTGGTGGGCTTCGTCGGTGGCGGCAGGTGGCAGTCGAGCAATACGGGTTCCTTCTTCGTCACCCTCAAGGACATCGGCGAACGCGATTCGGCAGACGTGATCGTCAACCGCCTGCGCAAGCAGCTGGCGCAGATTCCCGGCGCCACCCTCTACCTGCAGGCCGGGCAGGACGTGCGCATCGGCGGTCGGCAGAGCAACGCCCAGTACGAGTTCACCCTGCGCAGCGACGACCTGACCCTGCTGCGCGACTGGGCGCCCAAGGTCGAGGCGGTGCTGAACAAGATCCCGCAACTGGTGGACGTCAACAGCGACGCCCAGGACAAGGGCGTGCAGAGCCGCCTGGTGATCGACCGCGACCGCGCCGCCAGCCTGGGGGTGAACGTCGCCGACGTGGATGCGGTGCTGAACAACTCCTACGGCCAGCGCCAGGTGTCGACCATCTTCAATCCGCTGAACCAGTACCACGTGGTGATGGAGGTGGACCAGCCCTACCAGGAGTCGCCGGAAGAGCTGCGCCAGGTCTACGTGATCGGCAACGACGGCCAGCGCGTGCCGCTGTCGGCCTTCACCCACGTGGAGCCGAGCCGCGCGCCGCTGACGGTCAACCACCAGGGACAGTTCGCCGCGACCACCTTCTCCTTCAACCTGGCCCCCGGCGCGCTGATCGGCCCGGCCCGCGATGCGGTGATGGCGGGGCTGGAGCCGCTGCACCTGCCGATGGAAATCCAGGCCACCTTCGAAGGCAGCGCCGGCGCGGTGCAGGACACCCAGAACGACATGCCCTGGCTGATCCTGCTGGCGCTGGTGTCGGTGTACATCGTGCTCGGCATCCTCTACGAGAGCTACGTGCACCCGCTGACCATCCTCTCGACGCTGCCGTCCGCCGGCGTGGGGGCGTTGATGACGCTGATGCTGTTCCGCACCGAACTGTCGCTGATCGCGCTGATCGGGGTGATCCTGCTGATCGGCATCGTGAAGAAGAACGCGATCATGATGATCGACTTCGCCCTCGACGCCGAACGCACCCTCGGCCTGTCGCCGCGCGAGGCGATCCTGGAGGCCTGCATGAAGCGCTTCCGGCCGATCATGATGACCACCCTGGCCGCCATCCTCGGCGCGCTGCCGCTGATCTTCGGCGTTGGCGGCGACGCCGCGCTGCGCCGCCCGCTGGGCATGACCATCGTCGGCGGCCTGATCGGCAGCCAGTTGCTGACCCTGTACACCACCCCTGTCGTCTACCTCTACCTCGACCGCCTGCGCCACTGGGTCAACCAGAAGCGCGGCGTGCGTACCGACGGCGCCCTGGAGACACCCGTATGA
- a CDS encoding efflux transporter outer membrane subunit — translation MIRSRSFFPLALAVALAGCAIGPDYQRPELTVPASFKEGEGWQLAKPQDGFNHGAWWELYGDATLNDLQTRLVAANQTLAQSVASYRQARALAKGARSSFFPTISADVGKTRSGQGTGSGGSVRLPDGSTVSSGGGSSSISNSYSASLGVSWELDLWGKLRRQLEADTASMDASAADLAASRLSLQSELTQDYLQLRVMDRQIKLLNDTVAAYQRSLKLTENQYNAGIVTKADVAQARTQLKSTEAQAIDLKYQRAQLEHAIAVLVGVPPAQFSLAAVDAVPALPQVPALLPSELLQRRPDVASAERQVIAANAQIGVAKAAWFPDLTLTAAGGYRSGSFQNWIETPNRYWSIGPQFAMTLFDAGLIASQVEQAEASYDQTVASYRQTVLDSFREVEDYMVQLKVLEEESGVQQEALDAAREALRLTFNQYKAGTIDYSNVVTTQTSALSNERTLLTLQGSRLTASVQLIAALGGGWDAAKIAEEGEAVRD, via the coding sequence ATGATCCGCTCGCGTTCCTTCTTCCCCCTGGCGCTGGCCGTGGCCCTGGCCGGTTGCGCCATCGGTCCGGACTACCAGCGTCCCGAGCTGACGGTGCCCGCCAGCTTCAAGGAAGGCGAGGGCTGGCAACTGGCGAAACCCCAGGATGGCTTCAACCACGGCGCCTGGTGGGAACTGTACGGCGACGCCACGCTGAACGACCTGCAGACGCGCCTGGTCGCCGCCAACCAGACCCTGGCGCAGTCGGTCGCGTCCTACCGCCAGGCCCGGGCACTGGCCAAGGGCGCGCGCTCGTCGTTCTTCCCCACCATCAGCGCCGACGTCGGCAAGACCCGTTCCGGGCAAGGCACTGGCAGCGGCGGCAGCGTGCGTCTGCCGGACGGTTCCACGGTCAGCAGTGGCGGCGGCAGCAGTTCGATCAGTAACAGCTACTCGGCAAGCCTCGGCGTGAGCTGGGAGCTGGACCTGTGGGGCAAGCTGCGCCGCCAGCTGGAAGCCGATACCGCGAGCATGGATGCCAGCGCCGCGGACCTTGCCGCCTCGCGCCTGTCGCTGCAGTCGGAGCTGACCCAGGATTACCTGCAACTGCGTGTGATGGACCGGCAGATCAAGCTGCTCAACGACACCGTGGCGGCCTACCAGCGCTCGCTGAAACTCACCGAAAACCAGTACAACGCCGGCATCGTCACCAAGGCCGACGTGGCCCAGGCGCGCACCCAGCTGAAGAGCACCGAAGCCCAGGCCATCGACCTGAAGTACCAGCGCGCCCAGCTGGAGCACGCCATCGCCGTGCTGGTCGGCGTGCCGCCGGCGCAGTTCTCCCTGGCCGCCGTGGACGCCGTTCCCGCGCTGCCGCAGGTGCCGGCGCTGCTGCCGTCGGAGCTGTTGCAGCGTCGCCCGGACGTGGCGTCGGCCGAGCGCCAGGTGATCGCCGCCAACGCGCAGATTGGCGTGGCCAAGGCCGCCTGGTTCCCCGACCTGACTCTCACCGCCGCCGGCGGCTACCGCAGTGGCAGCTTCCAGAACTGGATCGAGACGCCGAACCGCTACTGGTCCATCGGCCCGCAGTTCGCCATGACTCTGTTCGACGCCGGGCTGATCGCTTCGCAGGTGGAACAGGCCGAGGCCAGCTACGACCAGACCGTGGCCAGCTACCGGCAGACTGTGCTGGACAGCTTCCGCGAGGTCGAGGACTACATGGTCCAGCTCAAGGTGCTGGAAGAGGAGAGTGGCGTGCAGCAGGAGGCGCTGGACGCCGCCCGCGAAGCGCTGCGCCTGACCTTCAACCAGTACAAGGCCGGCACCATCGACTACAGCAACGTGGTCACCACCCAGACCAGCGCGCTGTCCAACGAGCGCACGCTGCTGACCCTGCAGGGCAGCCGGCTGACCGCCAGCGTGCAGTTGATCGCCGCGCTGGGCGGCGGCTGGGATGCGGCGAAGATCGCCGAGGAAGGCGAGGCGGTACGGGACTGA
- a CDS encoding antibiotic biosynthesis monooxygenase family protein encodes MIARTPQPPYYAVIFTSLRSEQEQGYADAAARMLELAARQDGFLGVESARGADGLGITVSYWRDEAAIRHWREEGEHRIAQRRGRQDWYSGFQVRVCRVERAYGFER; translated from the coding sequence ATGATCGCCCGCACACCCCAGCCGCCCTACTACGCGGTGATCTTCACCTCCCTGCGCAGCGAGCAGGAGCAAGGCTACGCCGACGCCGCCGCGCGCATGCTGGAGCTGGCTGCCCGGCAGGACGGCTTTCTCGGCGTCGAGTCGGCACGGGGTGCCGACGGACTCGGCATCACTGTCTCCTACTGGCGCGACGAAGCCGCCATCCGCCACTGGCGGGAGGAAGGCGAGCACCGCATCGCCCAGCGGCGCGGACGGCAGGACTGGTACAGCGGCTTCCAGGTGCGGGTCTGCAGGGTCGAACGCGCCTACGGCTTCGAGCGCTGA
- a CDS encoding CTP synthase C-terminal region-related (seleno)protein: MGRRRKVLRIGLIGDRDSRVIAHWAIPLALQQSLLPHSGTLRVDWLDTPRLAAGLPLHTYAGFWCIPGSPYRETEGALRAITYARTHDVPFLGTCGGFQHALLERARQVLGWREAAHGETDPEAERTVIHALPCSLLDVSETIALRPGSRLAAIYGLPSIREGYRCSYGVNPEFQDALFGGALHACAHGEDGSIRALEATDHPFFLATLFQPERKALAGVGVPLAQAFLSAAFRHAAATAGSPA; this comes from the coding sequence ATGGGACGGCGACGGAAGGTTCTGCGTATCGGCTTGATCGGCGACCGTGACAGCCGCGTCATCGCGCACTGGGCGATTCCCCTGGCACTGCAGCAGTCGCTGCTGCCCCACAGCGGCACCTTGCGTGTCGACTGGCTGGATACGCCGCGCCTGGCGGCCGGCCTGCCGCTGCACACCTACGCCGGCTTCTGGTGCATTCCCGGCAGCCCCTACCGCGAGACCGAGGGGGCGCTACGCGCCATCACCTACGCGCGCACCCACGACGTGCCGTTCCTCGGCACCTGCGGCGGCTTCCAGCACGCACTGCTGGAACGCGCCCGCCAGGTGCTCGGCTGGCGGGAAGCCGCCCACGGCGAGACCGACCCGGAGGCCGAACGCACGGTGATCCATGCCCTGCCCTGCTCGCTGCTGGACGTCAGCGAAACCATCGCGCTGCGTCCCGGTTCGCGCCTGGCGGCGATCTACGGCCTGCCGAGCATCCGCGAAGGCTATCGCTGCAGCTACGGGGTGAACCCCGAGTTCCAGGACGCGCTGTTCGGCGGCGCTCTGCATGCCTGCGCCCACGGCGAGGACGGCAGCATCCGCGCGCTGGAGGCCACGGACCATCCGTTCTTCCTCGCCACCCTGTTCCAACCCGAGCGCAAGGCACTCGCCGGGGTCGGCGTACCGCTGGCCCAGGCCTTTCTCAGCGCCGCCTTCAGGCACGCGGCCGCCACCGCAGGGAGCCCCGCATGA
- a CDS encoding LysR family transcriptional regulator: protein MQYRSASMQYRLEYADLALVLALVRGGSLARAAELLDVDVSTVFRAVRRLEKALGSALFEKGRHGYLPTATAQQVASQAELAEQALEAARLSLEQGHDVLSGTVRLTCSDTVLQGLLLPALARFMKRYPALNLELTTSNAFANLSRRDADIALRLTSSPPEHLVGRNLGDVHYVLCAHRDYLAEQGKRPWQDMSWIAPDDFLPEHSSVAWRRQAFPAVVPAYRCNSMLSVLDLCRAGLGLAALPAFLLRPGDGLRVLDGELPGCSTHLWLLTRPDCRALRAVVTLFEELAGNLSMNSRAGDAHPG, encoded by the coding sequence GTGCAATATCGGAGTGCGTCCATGCAATATCGTCTCGAGTACGCCGATCTCGCCCTGGTGCTGGCGCTGGTGCGCGGCGGCAGCCTGGCCCGCGCGGCGGAGTTGCTGGATGTGGATGTCTCCACGGTGTTCCGCGCCGTGCGCCGGTTGGAAAAGGCCCTGGGCAGCGCGCTGTTCGAGAAGGGTCGCCACGGCTACCTGCCGACCGCCACCGCCCAGCAGGTCGCCAGTCAGGCGGAGCTGGCCGAGCAGGCACTGGAGGCCGCGCGACTGAGCCTGGAGCAGGGGCACGACGTGCTCAGCGGTACCGTGCGCCTGACCTGTTCCGACACCGTGTTGCAGGGCCTGCTGTTGCCGGCGCTGGCGCGCTTCATGAAGCGTTACCCGGCGCTCAACCTGGAACTGACCACCTCCAACGCCTTCGCCAACCTGAGCCGGCGCGACGCCGACATCGCCCTGCGCCTGACCAGCTCGCCGCCGGAGCATCTCGTCGGACGCAACCTGGGCGACGTGCATTACGTCCTCTGCGCCCACCGCGACTACCTTGCCGAGCAGGGCAAGCGCCCCTGGCAGGACATGAGCTGGATCGCCCCGGACGACTTCCTGCCCGAGCACTCCAGCGTCGCCTGGCGCCGCCAGGCGTTCCCGGCGGTGGTCCCGGCCTACCGCTGCAACAGCATGCTCTCGGTGCTTGACTTGTGCCGCGCAGGGTTGGGGCTGGCGGCGTTGCCGGCCTTCCTGCTGCGGCCCGGCGATGGTCTGCGGGTGCTGGACGGCGAGCTGCCGGGGTGCAGCACCCACCTGTGGCTGCTGACCCGCCCGGACTGCCGCGCGCTGCGTGCGGTGGTGACGCTGTTCGAGGAGTTGGCCGGCAACCTGTCCATGAACTCGCGGGCAGGGGACGCTCACCCGGGCTAG
- a CDS encoding I78 family peptidase inhibitor yields MPLNRVTLLSLFAVAALAGCSSKDSSSDTSTQASGTPPAMTGTCDAKAVQSLIGKTIDANLTEQARRDAGASVARVLHPHQPVTMEYNSQRLNIDVDDRKVVRQVNCG; encoded by the coding sequence ATGCCCTTGAACCGAGTGACCCTGCTGTCGCTTTTCGCCGTGGCCGCACTGGCCGGTTGCAGCTCCAAGGATTCCTCGTCCGACACCAGCACCCAGGCGTCGGGGACGCCGCCGGCCATGACCGGCACCTGTGACGCCAAGGCCGTGCAATCGCTGATCGGCAAGACCATCGACGCTAACCTGACCGAACAGGCCCGGCGCGATGCCGGCGCCAGCGTGGCGCGCGTGCTGCACCCGCACCAGCCGGTCACGATGGAGTACAACTCCCAGCGCCTGAACATCGATGTCGATGATCGCAAGGTGGTGCGGCAGGTCAACTGCGGCTGA